A single genomic interval of Camelus bactrianus isolate YW-2024 breed Bactrian camel chromosome 15, ASM4877302v1, whole genome shotgun sequence harbors:
- the CD207 gene encoding C-type lectin domain family 4 member K, with translation MKGAESEVPDAHFTVDKQNVSLWPRGKNLRKACSELDPPPKTGRSLVLGRCLTVGAAVIFLTLVLLASVLLQAILYPWFLGTISDVKTNAQVLESRVDNISALSSEVKRNRGGVEAAGVQVQMVNASLDHMRSQIRRLETGVKEANARIQTLTSSWEAVDKLNAQIPGLQRDLDKASALNAKVQGLQSSLENISKLLKQQNDILQAASQGWKYFRGNFYYFSRISKTWYSAEQFCMSRNSHLTSVTSESEQEFLYKMAGGLLYWIGLTKAGSEGDWYWVDDTPFNKVQSARFWIPGEPNNTGNNEHCANIKQSSLRSWNDASCDNTFLFICKRPYIPSEP, from the exons ATGAAGGGCGCCGAGAGCGAGGTCCCCGACGCGCACTTCACTGTAGATAAACAGAATGTCTCCCTGTGGCCTCGAGGCAAGAACCTGCGCAAAGCCTGCTCGGAGCTTG ATCCTCCTCCCAAGACAGGTCGGTCTCTGGTTCTGGGGAGATGTCTCACCGTCGGCGCTGCGGTCATCTTCCTGACGCTGGTCCTGCTCGCCTCGGTCCTGCTGCAGGCCATTCTCT ATCCCTGGTTTCTGGGCACAATATCAGATGTCAAGACCAATGCCCAGGTGCTGGAAAGCCGTGTGGACAACATCAGCGCCCTGAGTTCTGAAGTTAAGAGGAACAGAGGCGGCGTGGAAGCAGCTGGCGTGCAGGTCCAGATGGTGAATGCCAGCCTGGATCACATGCGATCTCAGATCCGGAGGCTGGAAACCGGTGTGAAGGAAGCCAATGCACGGATCCAGACACTAACAAGTAGTTGGGAAGCAGTTGATAAGTTAAATGCCCAAATCCCAGGGTTACAAAGAGATCTGGACAAAGCCAGCGCTTTAAATGCAAAGGTCCAGGGACTCCAGAGCAGTTTAGAGAACATCAGCAAGTTGCTCAAACAGCAAA ATGACATTCTACAGGCAGCTTCTCAAGGCTGGAAGTACTTCAGGGGGAACTTCTATTACTTTTCTCGAATTTCAAAGACATGGTACAGTGCCGAGCAGTTCTGTATGTCCAGGAATTCACACCTGACCTCAGTGACCTCAGAGAGTGAACAG GAGTTTCTCTACAAGATGGCAGGCGGACTTTTATACTGGATTGGCCTGACCAAAGCAGGAAGTGAGGGGGACTGGTACTGGGTGGATGATACCCCATTCAACAAGGTCCAGAGTGCGAG gtTCTGGATTCCGGGTGAGCCCAACAACACTGGGAACAACGAACATTGTGCCAATATAAAGCAGTCCTCACTTCGGTCGTGGAATGATGCCTCCTGTGACAATACgtttctcttcatctgtaaacgaCCCTATATCCCATCAGAGCCATGA